In Deltaproteobacteria bacterium, a genomic segment contains:
- a CDS encoding phosphoribosylaminoimidazolesuccinocarboxamide synthase, with product MTVARFDDLLHRALAHPLERTAFFDLGRKYEGKVRDCYIPGDGRRILIATDRVSAFDVILGTIPFKGQVLNQMAAYWFDETRDLAPNHVLSVPDPNVTIARECEPLRAEFVMRAYLTGTTETSIWRAYERGDRVFCGHRLPDGLRQHERLPEPILTPSTKADKGGHDRSVSRDELIAMGAIAPDEFDRAAEIAHALFAFGQRRAAERGLILVDTKYELGKTPDGDIVVIDEIHTPDSSRYWYADDYDQRMAAGQAPRSIDKEYVRCWLVDTYGYRGDGPPPPIPDDVRVEAARRYIEIYEVITGRPFEPDSDEPVGRIARNLGLPAAAGRGGHA from the coding sequence GTGACGGTGGCGCGCTTCGATGACCTTTTGCACCGCGCCCTGGCCCACCCGCTGGAGCGCACCGCGTTTTTCGACCTGGGCCGGAAGTACGAGGGCAAGGTGCGCGACTGCTACATCCCGGGCGACGGCCGCCGCATCCTCATTGCGACCGACCGCGTGAGCGCGTTCGACGTGATACTGGGCACGATCCCGTTCAAGGGGCAGGTGCTCAACCAGATGGCGGCGTATTGGTTCGACGAGACGCGCGACCTCGCGCCCAATCACGTCCTGTCGGTGCCCGATCCGAACGTCACGATCGCCCGAGAGTGCGAGCCGCTACGGGCCGAGTTCGTGATGCGCGCGTACCTCACCGGCACGACCGAGACGTCCATCTGGCGCGCGTACGAGCGCGGCGATCGCGTGTTCTGCGGCCACCGCCTGCCCGACGGCCTGCGCCAACACGAGCGGTTGCCGGAGCCGATCCTCACGCCGTCGACCAAGGCCGACAAGGGCGGTCACGACCGGTCCGTGTCGCGCGACGAACTGATCGCGATGGGGGCGATCGCGCCGGACGAGTTCGACCGCGCCGCCGAGATCGCGCACGCGCTGTTCGCGTTCGGCCAACGTCGCGCCGCCGAGCGCGGCCTCATCCTGGTCGACACGAAGTACGAGCTGGGCAAGACCCCGGACGGCGACATCGTGGTGATCGACGAGATCCACACCCCCGATTCGTCCCGCTACTGGTATGCGGACGACTACGACCAGCGGATGGCGGCCGGCCAGGCGCCGCGGTCGATCGACAAGGAGTACGTGCGCTGCTGGCTGGTCGACACGTACGGCTACCGCGGCGACGGGCCGCCGCCGCCGATTCCCGACGACGTGCGAGTCGAGGCGGCTCGCCGCTACATCGAGATCTACGAGGTGATCACCGGCCGGCCGTTCGAGCCGGACTCCGACGAGCCGGTCGGCCGGATCGCCCGCAACCTCGGCCTGCCCGCGGCGGCCGGCCGCGGAGGACACGCATGA
- a CDS encoding response regulator, whose translation MVLRDRRRPLGGRGSGRPRGARRRGHGRGRRDGGARVGRPIAAGDLARTRSRRERPSPPRPGRRHRAGLSRGRRRGGAAVRVTAPAYCTLVDRVPALTFLIVDDNELQRRVVDSCLEPAGHQTMFATDADEARALLDTHRANVVLLSASLPVDEARAALAAALTPQRHGRGHLPQKPAVVVGAAPGERAVADQLVARGAAGVVARPYDRATLRAQLELYAVGSAPATILVIDDSRTTRRSSASILRRAGHTPLEAADGEQGLALLDAHPEVDLVLSDVVMPKLDGYGVCRAIRARPGGDQIPVLLLTALDDIGSQSRAIEVGADDVLTKPISAMELQMRVRSLLRLKSLQRKLARRNVELEEALELGEHLTHMLVHDFRNPLTRVLVSAEMIVEQCDAAGLRETADLGHDVLAAALRLRGLADDLLQVARIEDGVAAPKRTRFAAADVVHAIARDLARVAQVGDVRIDTDVAPELYVHADREWIYRVLQNLVDNALKYSPRGGRVQIRATRQASAVHVAVIDDGPGIPREYRERIFDKFAQVPAKSRRGTGLGLAFCRLAVEAHGGAIGVDARTDGADGSAFWFTLPAA comes from the coding sequence GTGGTACTGCGCGACCGCCGTCGGCCGCTGGGCGGTCGCGGGAGTGGGCGGCCCCGCGGTGCCCGTCGTCGCGGGCACGGCCGCGGTCGGCGCGACGGCGGTGCTCGCGTCGGTCGCCCGATCGCTGCCGGCGATCTGGCGCGGACTCGCTCCCGGCGCGAGCGACCGAGCCCGCCGCGTCCTGGTCGCCGCCACCGTGCCGGCCTGTCTCGCGGCCGGCGCCGCGGCGGTGCTGCCGTTCGCGTGACCGCGCCCGCGTATTGTACTCTGGTAGACCGCGTGCCGGCGCTCACGTTCCTCATCGTCGACGACAACGAACTGCAGCGCCGCGTCGTCGACTCGTGCCTCGAGCCGGCGGGCCATCAGACGATGTTTGCGACCGACGCGGACGAGGCGCGCGCCCTGCTCGACACCCACCGCGCCAACGTGGTCCTGCTGAGCGCGTCGCTGCCGGTCGACGAGGCCCGCGCGGCGCTGGCGGCCGCGCTCACCCCGCAGCGGCACGGCCGCGGCCACCTGCCGCAGAAGCCCGCCGTGGTGGTCGGCGCCGCACCGGGCGAGCGCGCCGTGGCCGACCAGCTCGTCGCACGCGGCGCGGCGGGCGTCGTCGCGCGACCGTACGACCGCGCCACCTTGCGCGCGCAGCTCGAACTGTACGCGGTGGGGTCGGCGCCGGCGACCATCCTCGTGATCGACGACTCCCGCACGACGCGGCGGTCGAGCGCATCGATTCTGCGGCGCGCCGGGCACACCCCGCTCGAGGCGGCCGACGGCGAACAGGGCCTGGCGCTGCTCGACGCGCACCCGGAGGTCGACCTCGTCCTCAGCGACGTGGTGATGCCCAAGCTCGACGGCTACGGCGTGTGCCGCGCGATCCGCGCGCGGCCCGGCGGCGACCAGATCCCGGTGTTGCTGCTCACCGCGCTCGACGACATCGGTTCGCAGAGCCGCGCGATCGAAGTCGGCGCCGACGACGTGCTCACCAAACCGATCAGCGCGATGGAGTTGCAGATGCGCGTGCGGTCGCTGTTGCGGCTCAAGTCGCTGCAGCGCAAGCTCGCGCGCCGCAACGTCGAACTCGAGGAGGCGCTCGAACTCGGCGAACACCTCACGCACATGCTGGTGCACGACTTCCGCAACCCGCTCACCCGCGTGCTCGTGTCGGCGGAGATGATCGTCGAGCAGTGCGACGCGGCCGGTCTGCGCGAAACCGCGGACCTCGGTCACGACGTCCTCGCGGCAGCGCTGCGGCTGCGCGGACTCGCCGACGACCTGCTACAAGTCGCGCGCATCGAAGACGGCGTCGCCGCGCCGAAACGCACGCGGTTCGCCGCCGCCGACGTCGTCCACGCCATCGCGCGCGACCTGGCGCGCGTGGCACAGGTCGGCGACGTCCGCATCGATACGGACGTCGCCCCCGAGTTGTACGTTCACGCGGACCGCGAGTGGATCTATCGCGTCCTGCAGAACCTCGTCGACAATGCGCTCAAATATTCGCCGCGCGGCGGCCGCGTGCAGATCCGCGCGACCCGGCAAGCGTCGGCCGTGCACGTCGCGGTGATCGACGACGGCCCGGGTATCCCGCGCGAGTACCGGGAGCGGATCTTCGACAAGTTCGCGCAGGTGCCCGCCAAGTCGCGGCGCGGCACCGGGCTCGGCCTCGCGTTCTGCCGGCTCGCAGTGGAGGCGCACGGCGGCGCGATCGGCGTCGACGCGCGCACCGACGGCGCCGACGGCTCGGCGTTCTGGTTCACGTTGCCGGCCGCATGA
- the purL gene encoding phosphoribosylformylglycinamidine synthase subunit PurL, with product MTQPIPWPTDPEVTEALAADHGLTVDEYRRLCDALGRTPTYTELGIASVMWSEHCSYKSSRIHLSQFPTDGPQVIQGPGENAGVVDIGDGQAVVFKMESHNHPSFIEPYQGAATGVGGICRDVFTMGARPIALADCLRFGRPDHPRTPYLLSGVVRGIGDYGNSFGVPNVAGDVAFDASYDGNILVNAFCLGLARADRIFYGTASGVGNAVMYVGAKTGRDGIHGATMASAEFGDDAEAKRPTVQVGDPFMEKLLLEACLELMELDLLVGIQDMGAAGLTSSSVEMAARAGSGIELDLDAVPVRERNMTPYELMLSESQERMLMVVEAGREAEAMAVFDKWDLDAAVVGRVTDTGRVVARMAGAVRADLPAGLLADGLKYDRPRRRPAYLDDVATLDVDAVPAPGDLAEALLRVLGSPNVASKEWVYRQYDHNVRHGTVARPGMADAGVVRVVSPDGARQKGVAIAAGCNQRMVYLDPYEGARLVVAEAYANLVATGARPLAVTDCLNFGSPENPEIMWQFAEAVRGLADACRALGTPVVSGNVSLYNETDGAAIKPTPMIAMVGLLDDAAARVTCFFRGPGRTVALVGAPVGALAGSEYLAALHGIERGKPAPLDVGAARAAFDTMLALADARLLDSAHDVSDGGLACALAECCVAGPERVGAAVDLTELAPGARPDEILFSEGPARFVVSFAPSVRDQVEAIARERGAPLRVLGTTGGDVLDLGLCRVAVDALADAWETGFRAVVK from the coding sequence ATGACCCAGCCGATCCCCTGGCCGACCGACCCCGAGGTGACGGAGGCGCTCGCCGCCGACCACGGGCTGACCGTCGACGAGTACCGCCGCCTGTGCGACGCCCTGGGACGTACGCCGACCTACACCGAGTTGGGCATTGCGTCGGTGATGTGGAGCGAGCACTGCTCGTACAAGTCGTCGCGCATACACCTTTCTCAGTTTCCGACCGACGGGCCGCAGGTCATCCAGGGGCCGGGCGAAAACGCGGGCGTGGTCGACATCGGCGACGGCCAAGCCGTCGTGTTCAAGATGGAGAGCCACAACCACCCGTCGTTCATCGAGCCGTACCAGGGCGCGGCGACCGGCGTCGGCGGGATTTGCCGCGACGTGTTCACGATGGGGGCCCGCCCGATCGCGCTGGCCGACTGTTTGCGGTTCGGGCGGCCGGACCACCCGCGCACGCCGTACCTGCTGTCGGGCGTGGTTCGCGGCATCGGCGACTACGGCAACTCGTTCGGCGTGCCGAACGTCGCCGGCGACGTGGCGTTCGACGCAAGCTACGACGGCAACATCCTGGTCAACGCGTTCTGCCTCGGCCTGGCGCGCGCCGATCGCATCTTCTACGGCACGGCGAGCGGCGTCGGCAACGCGGTCATGTACGTCGGAGCCAAGACCGGCCGGGACGGCATCCACGGCGCGACCATGGCGTCGGCCGAGTTTGGCGACGACGCCGAGGCCAAGCGGCCGACCGTGCAAGTGGGCGATCCGTTCATGGAGAAGTTGCTGCTCGAGGCGTGCCTCGAGCTGATGGAACTCGACCTGCTCGTCGGCATCCAGGATATGGGCGCGGCCGGGCTCACGAGTTCCTCCGTCGAGATGGCTGCGCGCGCCGGCTCGGGCATCGAACTCGATCTCGACGCCGTCCCGGTGCGCGAACGGAACATGACGCCGTACGAGCTGATGCTGTCGGAGTCGCAGGAGCGCATGCTCATGGTCGTCGAGGCGGGGCGCGAAGCCGAGGCGATGGCGGTGTTCGACAAGTGGGACCTCGACGCCGCGGTGGTCGGCCGCGTGACCGACACCGGCCGGGTCGTCGCCCGGATGGCCGGCGCCGTGCGCGCCGACTTGCCGGCGGGCCTGTTGGCCGACGGTCTCAAGTACGACCGACCGCGCCGACGGCCCGCGTACCTCGACGACGTCGCGACGCTCGACGTCGACGCGGTGCCGGCGCCGGGCGACCTGGCCGAGGCGCTCTTGCGCGTGCTCGGTTCGCCGAACGTGGCGAGCAAAGAGTGGGTGTATCGCCAGTACGATCACAACGTCCGACACGGCACGGTCGCACGGCCGGGGATGGCGGACGCGGGAGTCGTGCGCGTCGTGTCGCCGGATGGCGCGCGGCAAAAGGGCGTCGCGATCGCGGCGGGCTGCAACCAGCGGATGGTGTATCTGGACCCCTACGAGGGAGCGCGGCTCGTGGTCGCCGAGGCGTACGCGAACCTCGTCGCCACCGGCGCGCGCCCGCTGGCCGTCACCGACTGCCTGAACTTCGGCAGCCCCGAAAACCCGGAGATCATGTGGCAGTTCGCCGAGGCCGTGCGGGGCCTGGCGGACGCCTGCCGCGCACTGGGTACGCCGGTCGTGTCGGGGAACGTGTCGCTGTACAACGAGACCGACGGCGCAGCGATCAAGCCGACACCGATGATCGCGATGGTCGGTCTACTGGACGACGCCGCCGCCCGAGTGACCTGCTTCTTTCGCGGGCCGGGGCGCACGGTGGCGCTGGTCGGCGCGCCGGTCGGCGCGCTGGCCGGGTCCGAGTACCTGGCTGCGCTGCACGGGATCGAGCGGGGGAAGCCGGCGCCGCTGGACGTCGGCGCGGCGCGCGCCGCGTTCGACACGATGCTCGCGCTGGCGGACGCGCGGCTGCTCGACAGCGCGCACGACGTGTCGGACGGCGGGCTCGCGTGCGCGCTGGCGGAGTGCTGTGTCGCCGGGCCCGAGCGCGTCGGCGCGGCCGTCGACCTGACGGAACTGGCACCCGGCGCGCGGCCGGATGAAATTTTATTTTCGGAGGGGCCGGCGCGGTTCGTCGTGTCGTTCGCCCCGTCGGTGCGCGACCAGGTCGAGGCGATCGCGCGGGAGCGGGGCGCGCCGCTGCGCGTGCTCGGCACGACCGGCGGCGATGTGCTCGACCTCGGCCTGTGCCGCGTTGCCGTCGACGCGCTCGCCGATGCGTGGGAGACCGGATTCCGCGCGGTCGTGAAATGA
- the purQ gene encoding phosphoribosylformylglycinamidine synthase subunit PurQ, translated as MNFAVLRFPGSNCDDDALHVVDRVLAPLGASGRIVWHKDTSLAGVDAVIVPGGFSYGDYLRAGAIAAHSPIMGAVRRFAEAGGPVLGICNGFQILCEAGLLDGALTRNESLQFVCADVYCVVEGRPTPFTHAIPAGRHLRMSIAHADGRYVHPDVDALEAEGRVVFRYCSKDGEVVPEANPNGSMHNIAGVCNAAGNVVGLMPHPERACEHLLGEGGEDGRCLFECALAWQRGRPARV; from the coding sequence ATGAACTTCGCGGTCCTGAGGTTCCCCGGCAGCAACTGCGACGACGACGCCCTGCACGTGGTCGACCGCGTGCTCGCACCGCTCGGCGCGTCGGGGCGCATCGTGTGGCACAAGGACACGTCGCTGGCGGGCGTCGACGCGGTGATCGTGCCGGGCGGGTTCAGCTATGGCGACTACCTGCGCGCCGGCGCGATCGCGGCCCACTCGCCGATCATGGGCGCCGTGCGCCGGTTCGCCGAGGCGGGCGGGCCCGTGCTCGGGATCTGCAACGGCTTCCAAATCCTGTGCGAGGCGGGGTTGCTCGACGGCGCCCTCACCCGCAACGAGTCGCTGCAGTTCGTGTGCGCGGACGTGTACTGCGTCGTCGAGGGCCGGCCGACGCCGTTTACCCACGCGATTCCGGCCGGGCGCCACCTGCGGATGTCGATCGCCCACGCCGACGGCCGCTACGTACATCCGGACGTCGACGCGCTCGAAGCCGAGGGACGCGTCGTGTTCCGCTACTGTTCGAAAGACGGCGAGGTGGTGCCCGAGGCGAACCCCAATGGTTCGATGCACAACATCGCCGGCGTGTGCAACGCGGCCGGCAACGTCGTCGGCCTCATGCCGCACCCCGAGCGCGCCTGCGAGCACCTTCTCGGCGAGGGCGGCGAAGACGGCCGCTGTCTGTTCGAGTGCGCGCTCGCGTGGCAGCGAGGGAGGCCGGCGCGAGTGTGA
- a CDS encoding response regulator, with product MLTVVTSNNTAIFRELKSPSFQQLDLRQEIVTTGVEALERIRALRPDLAVLDVDLPEVSGAEVCRRVKADPDLASTRIILVVTGSVARGDVDRLADSGCDDILTIPTPAEDLYSHAARLLDLPKRQRSRVRAQVLMPAGSRTPVLRGEATHIALDAVELAIEQAVEVGTEVKLRLGRTGSGQAVLVKGTVVACADSAGALTKTLRVKLSGLRPDDERALADLALWEVVERRDGLLVMLRGDIVETTDFDSLLAQLRTLDITFDMGGVRYLNSTGIRRWVDFLEQIDPEATYRFVRCSVAFVTQLGLVSRARGRGEVVSFMAPYYCEMCDRESEQLLQTRALAIGAGGVPEPPAFDCSQCGGPLEFDELPERFFAFMRPAT from the coding sequence GTGCTCACGGTCGTCACCTCCAACAACACCGCGATCTTCCGCGAACTGAAGTCGCCCAGCTTTCAGCAGCTGGACCTGCGCCAGGAGATCGTCACCACCGGGGTCGAGGCGCTCGAGCGCATTCGCGCGCTGCGGCCGGACCTGGCGGTCCTCGACGTGGACCTGCCGGAGGTGAGCGGCGCGGAGGTGTGCCGCCGCGTGAAGGCCGACCCGGATTTGGCGAGCACGCGCATCATCCTGGTCGTCACCGGGTCCGTCGCGCGCGGCGACGTCGACCGGCTGGCCGACAGCGGCTGCGACGACATCCTCACCATCCCTACGCCCGCCGAGGACCTGTACTCGCATGCGGCGCGGCTGCTCGACCTGCCGAAGCGGCAGCGGTCGCGCGTGCGGGCGCAGGTGCTCATGCCGGCGGGGTCGCGCACGCCGGTGCTGCGCGGCGAGGCGACGCACATCGCGCTCGACGCGGTCGAACTCGCCATCGAGCAGGCCGTCGAGGTCGGCACCGAGGTCAAGCTCCGACTCGGCCGCACCGGCTCGGGGCAGGCGGTCCTGGTCAAGGGCACGGTGGTCGCGTGCGCGGACAGCGCCGGCGCGCTGACCAAGACGTTGCGGGTCAAACTGTCCGGCCTGCGACCCGACGACGAGCGGGCGCTGGCCGACCTCGCGCTGTGGGAAGTGGTCGAGCGCCGCGACGGCCTGCTGGTGATGCTGCGAGGCGACATCGTCGAGACGACCGACTTCGACAGTCTGCTCGCGCAGCTCCGCACGCTGGACATCACGTTCGACATGGGCGGTGTGCGCTACCTCAACTCGACCGGCATCCGCCGGTGGGTCGACTTTCTCGAGCAGATCGATCCGGAAGCCACCTATCGCTTCGTGCGCTGTTCGGTCGCATTCGTCACGCAACTTGGCCTGGTGTCGCGCGCGCGCGGGCGCGGCGAAGTCGTGTCGTTCATGGCACCCTACTACTGCGAGATGTGCGACCGCGAGTCGGAGCAGTTGCTGCAAACCCGCGCGCTCGCGATCGGGGCGGGCGGCGTGCCGGAGCCGCCGGCGTTCGACTGCAGTCAGTGCGGCGGTCCGCTGGAGTTCGACGAGCTGCCCGAGCGGTTCTTCGCGTTCATGCGGCCGGCAACGTGA
- the purS gene encoding phosphoribosylformylglycinamidine synthase subunit PurS yields MKARIYVTLKPGVLDPQGQAVRGTLSRLGFEEVADVRIGKYVEIELTEMDADRARARLDDMCRRLIANTVIEDYRIEIDG; encoded by the coding sequence ATGAAGGCGCGCATCTACGTCACGCTCAAACCCGGCGTTCTCGATCCGCAGGGACAGGCCGTCCGCGGCACGTTGTCGCGGCTCGGCTTCGAGGAGGTCGCCGACGTCCGCATCGGCAAGTACGTCGAGATCGAACTGACCGAAATGGACGCCGACCGTGCGCGCGCCCGGCTCGACGACATGTGCCGGCGTTTGATCGCCAACACGGTCATCGAGGACTACCGCATCGAGATCGACGGATGA
- a CDS encoding adenylosuccinate lyase: MIARYSRPQLVEIWSDTARYETWLAVELAACEAMEREGSVPEGTAAAVRAAAAGKLSAERILEHERTTRHDVIAFLTHVEELAGEPARWLHLGMTSSDVLDTALALQTRRALDCVLAGVDALRDACAARAREHKRTPMIGRSHGIHAEPTTAGLSFARWYAELGRARARIERARETISVGKIAGAVGTYANVSPAVEAEALAALGLSPETVATQVVGRDRHAEVLAALASLGAVIEQLAVTVRHWQRTEVGEAQEGFAPGQKGSSAMPHKKNPILSENLTGLARLLRAYADASYENVALWHERDISHSSVERVVLPDATTLADFMLARATQVVRDLVIRPDRMRANLELTGGLIFSEAVLLALVRTGLPRQQAYVMVQRCAMAAQDGAGSFRELLGADPDVSARLSPAELDALFDLDHHLRHVDHIFRRALGE; encoded by the coding sequence TTGATCGCCCGCTACAGCCGCCCGCAACTCGTTGAAATTTGGTCGGACACGGCTCGGTACGAGACGTGGCTCGCGGTGGAACTGGCCGCGTGCGAGGCGATGGAGCGCGAGGGCAGCGTTCCCGAGGGGACCGCCGCCGCGGTTCGCGCCGCCGCGGCCGGCAAGCTGTCGGCGGAGCGCATCCTCGAGCACGAGCGGACCACCCGCCACGACGTGATCGCGTTTCTCACGCACGTCGAGGAACTCGCGGGCGAGCCGGCGCGGTGGCTCCACCTCGGCATGACGTCGTCCGATGTGCTCGACACCGCGCTCGCGCTGCAGACGCGCCGCGCGCTCGATTGCGTTCTCGCCGGCGTCGACGCGCTGCGCGACGCGTGCGCGGCCCGCGCGCGCGAGCACAAGCGCACGCCGATGATCGGCCGGTCGCACGGGATTCACGCGGAGCCGACCACCGCGGGGCTGTCGTTCGCCCGCTGGTATGCCGAACTCGGCCGCGCCCGCGCGCGGATCGAGCGCGCGCGCGAAACGATCTCGGTCGGCAAGATCGCCGGGGCGGTCGGTACGTACGCCAACGTGTCGCCGGCGGTGGAAGCGGAGGCGCTCGCCGCGCTCGGCCTGTCGCCCGAGACGGTCGCCACCCAGGTCGTCGGCCGCGATCGCCACGCCGAGGTGCTCGCGGCGCTGGCGTCGCTCGGCGCGGTCATCGAACAGCTCGCGGTCACCGTGCGCCACTGGCAGCGGACCGAGGTCGGCGAGGCACAAGAGGGGTTCGCGCCGGGCCAGAAGGGGTCGAGCGCGATGCCGCACAAAAAGAACCCGATCCTGTCGGAGAACCTCACCGGGCTCGCGCGGTTGCTGCGCGCCTACGCCGACGCATCCTACGAGAACGTCGCCCTGTGGCACGAGCGCGACATCTCTCACTCGTCGGTCGAGCGGGTCGTGCTGCCCGACGCGACGACGCTGGCCGACTTCATGCTCGCCCGCGCCACGCAAGTGGTCCGCGACCTCGTGATCCGGCCCGACCGCATGCGGGCCAACCTCGAACTCACCGGCGGCCTGATCTTTTCCGAGGCGGTGCTGCTCGCACTGGTCCGCACGGGACTCCCTCGCCAGCAGGCGTACGTGATGGTGCAGCGCTGTGCGATGGCCGCGCAGGACGGCGCCGGGTCGTTCCGCGAGTTGCTCGGCGCCGATCCGGACGTGTCGGCGCGGTTGTCGCCCGCCGAACTGGACGCGCTGTTCGATCTGGATCATCACCTGCGCCACGTCGACCACATCTTTCGCCGGGCGCTGGGAGAGTGA